The genomic interval AAGGCCCGATTTAACAATTGCAATTGAAGTTCCCAATGCATGTAATCAATGCCACGAAAACCAATCAGCAAAATGGGCTGATAATTACATCAACCAGTGGTATGGGCAAAAAAGGAAACCACACTTTGGAACAATTTTTAAATTAGGAAGAGAGGCTAACCAACAAGCACTTTCAGAAATTATTCAAATTGCAAAAAATGGAATGTACCTGCCAATTGTTCGCGCCACTGCAATATCACTTTTGGCAAATTATAGAAATCAAGAAAGCTTTGATGCTATTACCTGGGCATTAAATGAAACCGAACCACTAATCAGGTTAAATGCTGTGCGTTCATATAGCCATCAAGATTATGAGGATTTACTAAAAAACATTTTACCTTTACTAAATGATCCTATAAAATCCATCCGGATTGAAGCTGGTTTTAAACTTTCATCATTACCAATGGAAAGAATTCCTGCAGAAAAGAAAAACTTACTACAAAATGTGATTGAAGAATTTACTATTGCGATGAACTATTCAGCAGATTTTGCAAGCTCGCAGCACAACCTGGGTATATTAAATAATAATTTAGAGAAATATGATTTAGCGGTAAAACATTATTATGAAGCAATAAAAATTGATAGTTTATTTTATCCGGCAAAAGCTAATTTATCTGTTGTGTTAAACAAGCTTGGAAGAAATGATGAGGCAGAAACAGTTCTGCGTGACTTGATTTTAACTCAACCTGATTTTCCTGATGCCTACTACTCCTTAGGTTTACTATTAGCTGAAAAAGAAAAATATGAAGAATCAGTATCTTATCTACAAAAAGCATCTGAGTTAATGCCGGAACGGCCAAGGATATTTTATAACTTAGGGTTGATGCTGCAATTTTTAAATAGACATAATGAGGCAGAAAAAGCATTGCTAACTGCACTAAATATTGAGCCAATGAATTTAGATTATTTATACACTTTAGCTGATCATTATATAAAAAGAGATAAATTTAAAGAAGCCAAAATAATTGCTGAGAAGATTAATACAAATTTTCCTGCCAGCGGTGTTGGCCAGCAAATTTTAAATTATATAAAAGACAAACCAAGATAGTTCATATAAAACAGCAAGTCTAATTCTTAAAGCCCACAAGCCGTTCCCTTATACGTTCAATATTGGAAACATATTCCGGATTGGTCGTTGTCTTTTTCAATCTTTGAAACGTGTTTTCTGCATTTTTAAAATCTTTAACAAAGTAATAACTTCTGCATAAATTAAAAATAATTTGCTCATCATTTGAATCCAGTTTCAGGGCTTCTGTTAAATGCCTTATTGCCTGATTAAACTGTTTTTGCATAATTGCAATTTGACCAATCCACTTTAAAGCATATAACCCTCTCTTATAACGTAAAGATTCTTTTAAAATGGAACGTGCTTCCAGAAACTCCTTTTGTTTAAGTTTAATTGTTGCGGCTTTATTGTAAAAAGAAATTTCATTTGGGATTGTATTGATTAATGCCTGGTACTCTTTAAAAGCTTTATTCAATTTCCCTTGCTCTTCATATTTTGAGGCTAACTGCAAATGCGCAGTTTGAAGGTTAAAATCTGGATTGGTTAGAACGTTAAATGCTAATTGCTCGATTTCATTTTCTGGTTTATAATTATCAAAAAATGTGTTTAATAAATCACCTTTCTTAAAAGGCCAACCTGCTTTAAGACTTTTTACCGACAAATTACCATAAACACTGTCTAACTCTGAGATACCCCAGTTTTTAATTTTTAGGCTAATATCTTCTATAGAAAAATTTGATTTGAACATGGTACTCAAAAATGCATTCGAAATTATAAAATACCCTTTAATATTTGGATGTAAATGTTCCAGGAATAAATTATGTCCCATTAATCCATTGGGGCTATTGGCTTCAAATACTTTTTGCATTGGTACAACTGGAACCTGGAATTCATTGCCCAATTTGTTAATGATTAAATTTAATTTCGTATGCGCCCTAAAACGCAAAACATCTTTATCTTTGGCAAGAATATAACTTTCCCTGGCTTTGGCCCATTCTTCTTTTGTTTCAAATTGAACCGCTTTCGCATAAAAATCATCTGCGGATGGGCTTTCCGAATCGAGTGAAATAAATGGAGCCTGACCTTTTAAATTACTTACTACCTCACTTAAAATGATATCAACATTGGCTTTTTGGGCTTTAACAATTATTTCCTTAAGGTTTTCTTCAAATTGCTTATTACCTAGATCGAACAGCTCACTTCCCTCCGGAATTACCTGTTCTGCAACTATGCGTGACATTAAAGTTTCATTTGGATCTTTTTGTGTGCTGCCAGTAAATAGTTTTAAAAATGCATTTTTAGTTTTTGTTATTATGTCCTTTAAAAAATCGAAAGTTTGAAAATTTCTAAAACTAAGGTATGCACTTACGATCCACCTTTTATTTCCTATTGACTCGTTGGAGCCAACACCAAGAGCACCATAATATTCATTATGGCCGGCATAGATTAGGATTTGATCCGGATCGTGTTCAAGTATCTCATCCATGAAATCTAACAAGGTGATGCTATTTATTGCAGACATTGCCAGGTTTATAACTTCTACCTTTTTATCAGTTAACCTTTTTTGCAGGTCCTTTTCAAGTATCCTGGAAAACATCATATTGTTTCCGTAAGGGAAGCCTGCCGCACTGGATCCACCTAGCACAAAAACACGATATCCATTTTTTGGCTTTTGCTTTAGAAATACATCAAATGAAGGCGTTGGAACTGTTGTTTGATTTACAAAGTAGCGTTTGGCAACATCGGGGTTTATACGATAATATTTGTTATTACTTTCGGGAGTATTTATAAACAAGTCTTTATTGCCACTATAGTCCAATAGTGACAATATTATTTCTAACAGAATAAAAAAAAGGATTGGGAGTAGAAGTGTAATTAAAAAAAAAGTTCTTTGTTTTTTCTGTTTCTGGTTTTGTCTTCGATTAAAAGAACTAAGCATTGCCTACTTGCCCATTATTACTTCTATGATATGTGTTTTGTTGTCTTGGAAATCCGGCAACATATTACCTTCAATTCTTTTCCCGTCCACACAAATTGAACTGACTCCTTTGCTGATATTATCAGGATTTGTAATATGGATTTTATACAACGCATTTCGATATTGCTTTTCCACAGTAAATTCGTTCCAGGCTTTTGGAATGCAAGGGTCTATCACAAGTCCATCAAAATCCGGCCTTATCCCTAAAATATATTGTGATAAAACCACAAATGACCAGGCTGCTGTTCCGGTTAACCATGAGTTTTTCGCTTCACCCGGAATAGCTGCGTCACACCCGGCAGACATTTGGCTATATACATATGGTTCAGATTTATAAATATCTATCTGCGATTCTTTTGACGATGGGCATACACTTTTATAGTAGTCCATCGCCTGGTCACCATTCCCAAGAATTGTTTCAGCAATTTGGATCCAGGTATTATTATGAGTAAAAATTCCAGCATTTTCTTTGTAACCAGGAGGATAAGAACTAATTTCCCCAAGCTCTAAATGGTACTCAGAGTATGCAGGCTGTTGAAGCATAATCCCATTATCTGTTGATAAATGTTTTTTAACACTTTTCAATGATTTCCGGGCAACACCATTTTCGGTACCTATTCCACCCATAATGCACCAACCCTGGCTTTCAATAAAAATCTTTCCTTCAGTACATTCTTTTGAACCAATTTTATTACCATTGGCATCATAAGCACGTAAAAACCAATCGCCATCCCAACCAGATTCCATTATAACCTGCCGCATGTCTTCAGCATGTCCAGACATTTTTTTAGATTTCCTTTTTTCACCAAGATTATTATATAATGCGGAAAGATCTTCACACGCTGCACAAAACAATCCTGCAATCATAACTGATTCTGCAGTCTTGCCATCACTTTCATGCTCAGCTAACTGAAAACTTTCTCCGGGTGTTGTAGAAAAACAATTGAGGTTTAAACAGTCGTTCCAATCTGCATGGCCAATCAATGGTAAATTGTTCGGCCCTCTATTATCTAAGGTGTATTTTACGGAAATATCAAGGTGGTCAATTAATGTGGCGTCTTTCTTTTCAATATCTGCAAAACCAACTTTTTCTTGCAAAATTGATGTATCACCTGTTTCACGTATATAAGCTGATGTCGATAAAATAAGCCATAAAGGATCGTCATTAAAGCCACCGCCAACATCGGCATTACCTTTTTTTGTAAGCGGCTGGTATTGATGAAAACATGTTCCGTCAGAAAGTTGTGTTGCTGATATATCTAAAATCCGCTGCCTGGCCCTGTCCGGTATCATATGGACAAATCCCAATATATCCTGGTTGCTATCACGATAGCCCATACCGCGACCAATTCCTGACTCATAAAAAGATGTTGACCGGGATAGATTAAATGTTACCATACATTGGTATGGATTCCAGATATTTGCCATTCTATTGACCAGATCATCTTCCGTATTAACCTGGAATTTATTTTGCATTCCTTGCCAAAAAGAAGTTAAATCGTTAAATGAGTTTGATATTGACTCTTCATTTTTTAACTGTTTTTGAGTAGAGTAAAACTTTTCCTTATTGATCACACCAGGTGCGATGTGTTTATTTTCATTTTCATTTTCTTCATAACCTAGCAGAAAAGAAAGTTTTTTTGCTTCGCCTGCAGAAAGATTCAAATCCAACTGGTGTGAAGCAATAGGCTGCCAGCCATGTGCAAAACTGTTTTTGCTATTCTTGTTTTGAATAACAAGCGGATTACTTAAATCTTCATGAACCCCAATGAATTGATTACGGTCTGTATCAAATCCTGAAATTTCCTGATTACAACTAAAAAATGCATAATGATTGCGTCGTTCCCTGTATTCTGTTTTATGAAAAATAGTACTCTTTTCAACTTCAACTTCACCAATCGAATAGTTTCTTTGAAAATTGGTCATATCATCGTATGCATCCCATAAGCACCATTCAACAAAGCTCCATAATTTAACATTTTTCACTTTTTGTGATTTGTTGATTACAGTTACGTTCCAAACTTCTGTATTAAACCCGGGTGGTACGAAAAAAGTTATTTCAACAACAAGATCGTTTTTCTCAGAAATAATTTTTGTATATCCCATTCCATGCCGGCATTCATATTTATCAAGTGCAACGCGCATAGGTTTCCACATAGGATTCCAAACAGAGTCACCATCTGCTATATAAATATATCGCCCGTTCGAATCTAGTGGGATACTATTATATCTGTAACGCGTTAATCTGCGCAAACGTGAGTCTTGGTAAAAGCAATAACCACCAGCTGTATTTGAGATAATCCCAAAAAACTTTTCACTTCCCAAATAGTTGATCCAAGGCATCGGAGTGTCAGGCCGAGTTATAACATACTCTTTATTTTTATCATCAAAAAAACCGTATTTCATTAAAGATCACTCCATTGGATACAAATTATTTCACTAATATCATTTTTTTAATTTTACTGTAATTAGTTGCTTTTAAAATATAAAAATATACTCCGCTTGCCACTTTTTTATTATTTTTATCAAATCCATCCCAATAATAATTATGTTCTCCACTTTGCAACTGTGTATTAACGATTGTATATATCTCTTTTCCTAAAACATTATAAATCGATAAGTTAACATCTTGTTGGCTGGGTAAATTAAATCGTATTGTGGTACTAGGATTAAAGGGGTTTGGCCAATTTTGAAATAAAACAAAATTCTCAGGAGCTTCAAATTGTGGAGATATAATAGTACTGGTTTTTATATTTTCAAAAGTTACTTTGAAAATCCCACCTTCACCGGAGTCAATTGATAGCTCCCGTGTTATTGGATTATAATCATCAAAAAGACTGTCATTTAGCAACACATTAGTTACAATTAGATTTTCATCTTCAATTGCCAGTGGATAAAGTGAAATTGATCGGGCACTGTCAGTTGCAGGAAAATAATAGTACAGCTCTGCAGGTTTTTGGTGAATAAAGAGATTTCCATAAAGATATGTATAGAATGCTAATTCCACAGAATGGTAGCCGGCTTTCCAATAAGATGCTTTTGATGTTCCAAGTGCCTGGCCCGTTCTGCTGGTAGATCCAAAAACATCACCATATACTTTATCCCGAAAATATTTCATGTAAAAAGAAAGTGTTTCATCTGCTTTTTGAAGGAATAATTCATTTCCGGTTATGTAATAATTCATAATGGCGGCTGTAAACATTTGCTCCATTTGCCACCACTCTTTGTTCGTATTATATCTTTGTCCTGTCAGGCCGTTGTAATTTGTATAGCAGCCACCGTATTGATCATCATAACCTTTTGCCAGTACTTCGTCAAGCAGCAAAGTAGATCCATCAATATATTTTTGTTCAGGAATTATTAAATAGATTCGTGCCAAACACCATGCTGTTTTAAGAAAATGGCCTGTAAACGTAAATGTACTTCCTAAATTTGGATTCCAATCAGAATCATAATTTTCAGGGAATCCATATTCAAAAGATTCCATTGCAGGAATCATGTGTTCTATAATATTATCGCCAAGAATTTTTAACCGTTCTTTATAGAACTCACCACCATATAGTAAATAAAGATTTAGCGCATTTGTTGTAATGGCATCAACAGTTGGTGTAAATCCTTTACCTGTCGGATTTGACCAATCCAAATCAGCTTCATCATAATATCCAACATAGCCTTCCCTTTGGTCCCAGAGATAATTATCAATTACATCAAACCCATTTTGTAAAGCCTGTATATCTTTTGAATTGTCCGTCGCCTCCACCATGGATGCAATACCTAATAAGGCATAATGCTGCATAAAAGACCACTTCCGGCCATTGTTCCAGGTTCCGGTTTCATTTTGAGCCAATATCCTTCCATTCCTGGCCATTTCATTATACCATCCACCATGGGTTGAATCCCATGCATGGTCGTACATAAAATCCAATCCACCGCGCGCATATTTTATATAGCTTGTGTCGCCGGTTATCATAAACGCTTTTGCCATTGCATATGCATTTCTTGTTTGGCTTAACATCGTTTTTAGAGCATATCCGTCGCTTACAGTACCATCCCTGCTGACGTTACTGGCAAAACCATTTTCAATCGAATCATATGTTGCCACCCAAAAGGTAGCACAGCTATCGATGAAGGAAATATTTTTATCAGTATTTACCAGATAATTACTTTTAATGGCATACTGGCCATAGCTAAAAGATGTATTGACCAAACTGATGATTAACAGGAATCGATTCATTTTAAAAGTAGTCTTTAGCTTGTTGAGTGGTTTAAAAAACAGAATTTTCATTTATGTGCACTACTTTTCTTCAGTATCCAGTTTATCATACCATGTTTTCTTTAAAATGTAGGATGTAAGAGCGAGTACCAAAACTGCAAATGCAGTATAATAATAATCTTGAATTATTAAATATAAAGCCAGTACAACCATACTGGTTTGCCAAACAATACCAATAAGTACGTTGAACATATCCAGTTTAAAACTGCTGTCGTTTACAAAATTTGGGTTTTCCGCAATCACTGCTTCATGAACAGGTTTCCAGAATCCCCATGGTCTAACTTTTGAATAAAAACCTTTTAATACAGACATATCTTCTGCGGGGGTTAATAAAGTGGCGCCAATACTTCCTGCCAGGGAAATAACTAAAATAATCGGAAACAGATAAACATCTTGTAGAGTTGTAAGCTCAAAAACCTCCATGATAATGGGTTTTAAAAATGGTACAAACAAAGAAGCTATCAAACCTGTAACCATTCCCCAAAAATATCCAAATCCATTAAAACGCCACCAAAACCATTTTAAAAGATTTGCAGCAGCATACCCACCCCATAAAGCATTCACAATCCATTGGGTTACGGAATTGATTGACTCAACAAAAAAACCAAACGTGACACCAACAACAACAATCCCTAAAGAAGATATATAGCTCATTACCACATATTTTTTATCTGAAGCTTTGGGATTAAAAAATCTCTTATATATATCATTAACGATGTATGCAGGCGCAGCATTAACGGTTGCTGCGAACGTTGACATAAAAGCGGCTAACAGCCCGGCCATGAGAACCCCAAGCAGACCAACCGGTACAAAATTACCCAAAGCATAAGGAAGGATAAGCTCAAAGTCGATATTATCTCCCATTGCATTTAGCTGGCCATTAAAATAAACCAACGCTAAAACAGAAAGGCCTCCTATCATCATATAACGTGGAAAAAATAATGCGACACTTACCATTCCACTCATTTTAGATGCTTCTGCCGGGGATTTTGTAGCCAAAATTCTCTGCATATCATAATTGGGTGCCGGGCCAGCCGCGCTAATTAAAAAACCTTTAAAAACCATCATTCCAAAAAATAAGGCAAAAAGCGAATAACCATCTCCTGTAATTTTAGCATTTACAGAGTCAAGTATTCCCGACCAATCCATATCTAACTGCCATCCAAATGCAAGGCTTTTCCATCCTTCCGGAATAACCGCATTTAAAGCCTCCGGGCTTACCAGGTTTATAGCAATTACACCAATCGCAATTGAAGCAATTGTCATTATAACAAATTGAATGAGCTCTGTTAACACAACACTGTACATCCCACCTTTAACAACGTATAAAGTGGTAATACCCATAAAAATAAGGGCATACGTATTTTCAGAAAGCTCCCAGGGTAAAAATTGTGCTGAAAATTTGCCTATGCCCTTAAAGCCATATGCCAGAAAACCAATTACACTTACAAGGGCAAAAATGACAATTATTATGTGAGATAAGTTAGCTCCTTTATTGACACCAAATCGGGTTTTTATCCATTCAGCCCCGGTCATTACGTTTGAACGCCGTAACCATTTGGATAAAAAAATCATTAAGAAAATCTGGTTAAACACTGGCCACAACCAAGGTATAAATGCGCCTTTCAGGCCATATACAAAAGTTATATACACTAACCACATTGTGCCCGTTATATCAAACATCCCGGATGCGTTTGAAACACCAAGCACATACCATGGGATAGAATTCCCACCCAAAAAATAAGAGTTGATATTCTTTGACGCTT from Calditrichota bacterium carries:
- a CDS encoding glycosyl transferase translates to MKYGFFDDKNKEYVITRPDTPMPWINYLGSEKFFGIISNTAGGYCFYQDSRLRRLTRYRYNSIPLDSNGRYIYIADGDSVWNPMWKPMRVALDKYECRHGMGYTKIISEKNDLVVEITFFVPPGFNTEVWNVTVINKSQKVKNVKLWSFVEWCLWDAYDDMTNFQRNYSIGEVEVEKSTIFHKTEYRERRNHYAFFSCNQEISGFDTDRNQFIGVHEDLSNPLVIQNKNSKNSFAHGWQPIASHQLDLNLSAGEAKKLSFLLGYEENENENKHIAPGVINKEKFYSTQKQLKNEESISNSFNDLTSFWQGMQNKFQVNTEDDLVNRMANIWNPYQCMVTFNLSRSTSFYESGIGRGMGYRDSNQDILGFVHMIPDRARQRILDISATQLSDGTCFHQYQPLTKKGNADVGGGFNDDPLWLILSTSAYIRETGDTSILQEKVGFADIEKKDATLIDHLDISVKYTLDNRGPNNLPLIGHADWNDCLNLNCFSTTPGESFQLAEHESDGKTAESVMIAGLFCAACEDLSALYNNLGEKRKSKKMSGHAEDMRQVIMESGWDGDWFLRAYDANGNKIGSKECTEGKIFIESQGWCIMGGIGTENGVARKSLKSVKKHLSTDNGIMLQQPAYSEYHLELGEISSYPPGYKENAGIFTHNNTWIQIAETILGNGDQAMDYYKSVCPSSKESQIDIYKSEPYVYSQMSAGCDAAIPGEAKNSWLTGTAAWSFVVLSQYILGIRPDFDGLVIDPCIPKAWNEFTVEKQYRNALYKIHITNPDNISKGVSSICVDGKRIEGNMLPDFQDNKTHIIEVIMGK
- a CDS encoding Na+:solute symporter, with amino-acid sequence MELHIIDISIIAFYILLTIFIGFYISKKASKNINSYFLGGNSIPWYVLGVSNASGMFDITGTMWLVYITFVYGLKGAFIPWLWPVFNQIFLMIFLSKWLRRSNVMTGAEWIKTRFGVNKGANLSHIIIVIFALVSVIGFLAYGFKGIGKFSAQFLPWELSENTYALIFMGITTLYVVKGGMYSVVLTELIQFVIMTIASIAIGVIAINLVSPEALNAVIPEGWKSLAFGWQLDMDWSGILDSVNAKITGDGYSLFALFFGMMVFKGFLISAAGPAPNYDMQRILATKSPAEASKMSGMVSVALFFPRYMMIGGLSVLALVYFNGQLNAMGDNIDFELILPYALGNFVPVGLLGVLMAGLLAAFMSTFAATVNAAPAYIVNDIYKRFFNPKASDKKYVVMSYISSLGIVVVGVTFGFFVESINSVTQWIVNALWGGYAAANLLKWFWWRFNGFGYFWGMVTGLIASLFVPFLKPIIMEVFELTTLQDVYLFPIILVISLAGSIGATLLTPAEDMSVLKGFYSKVRPWGFWKPVHEAVIAENPNFVNDSSFKLDMFNVLIGIVWQTSMVVLALYLIIQDYYYTAFAVLVLALTSYILKKTWYDKLDTEEK
- a CDS encoding tetratricopeptide repeat protein, with amino-acid sequence MSLLDYSGNKDLFINTPESNNKYYRINPDVAKRYFVNQTTVPTPSFDVFLKQKPKNGYRVFVLGGSSAAGFPYGNNMMFSRILEKDLQKRLTDKKVEVINLAMSAINSITLLDFMDEILEHDPDQILIYAGHNEYYGALGVGSNESIGNKRWIVSAYLSFRNFQTFDFLKDIITKTKNAFLKLFTGSTQKDPNETLMSRIVAEQVIPEGSELFDLGNKQFEENLKEIIVKAQKANVDIILSEVVSNLKGQAPFISLDSESPSADDFYAKAVQFETKEEWAKARESYILAKDKDVLRFRAHTKLNLIINKLGNEFQVPVVPMQKVFEANSPNGLMGHNLFLEHLHPNIKGYFIISNAFLSTMFKSNFSIEDISLKIKNWGISELDSVYGNLSVKSLKAGWPFKKGDLLNTFFDNYKPENEIEQLAFNVLTNPDFNLQTAHLQLASKYEEQGKLNKAFKEYQALINTIPNEISFYNKAATIKLKQKEFLEARSILKESLRYKRGLYALKWIGQIAIMQKQFNQAIRHLTEALKLDSNDEQIIFNLCRSYYFVKDFKNAENTFQRLKKTTTNPEYVSNIERIRERLVGFKN
- a CDS encoding T9SS type A sorting domain-containing protein, whose amino-acid sequence is MKILFFKPLNKLKTTFKMNRFLLIISLVNTSFSYGQYAIKSNYLVNTDKNISFIDSCATFWVATYDSIENGFASNVSRDGTVSDGYALKTMLSQTRNAYAMAKAFMITGDTSYIKYARGGLDFMYDHAWDSTHGGWYNEMARNGRILAQNETGTWNNGRKWSFMQHYALLGIASMVEATDNSKDIQALQNGFDVIDNYLWDQREGYVGYYDEADLDWSNPTGKGFTPTVDAITTNALNLYLLYGGEFYKERLKILGDNIIEHMIPAMESFEYGFPENYDSDWNPNLGSTFTFTGHFLKTAWCLARIYLIIPEQKYIDGSTLLLDEVLAKGYDDQYGGCYTNYNGLTGQRYNTNKEWWQMEQMFTAAIMNYYITGNELFLQKADETLSFYMKYFRDKVYGDVFGSTSRTGQALGTSKASYWKAGYHSVELAFYTYLYGNLFIHQKPAELYYYFPATDSARSISLYPLAIEDENLIVTNVLLNDSLFDDYNPITRELSIDSGEGGIFKVTFENIKTSTIISPQFEAPENFVLFQNWPNPFNPSTTIRFNLPSQQDVNLSIYNVLGKEIYTIVNTQLQSGEHNYYWDGFDKNNKKVASGVYFYILKATNYSKIKKMILVK